Within the Deinococcus arcticus genome, the region CTCAGTACCCGACACTTTCTGGGGAGTGCGTGTGGAACGGCGTCAAGAGGTCAATCAAGTCGCCCAGGCGGGCTGACTCCCGGCCGAGCGACCGTACCAGTTCCCGCAAACCCATCTTCACCACGCTCCACGCCCGGCGACCATGGGCCTTCTTTGGGCAGTCCAGCGTCACCCCAACCAACACACACCAGGTGTAGGTCAGCGTTAACAGGCACAGCAAGCGCTCCACGTGATCGTGGAGCGTCATGTGCGTTCCCTCCAGTTGGAAGCCCTTGCTTTTGAGCGCCCTAAAGAGGCACTCGATCAGGAATCTCCGCTGATAGCGCATCTGGATCGTCGTCACCGCCCCTGCGTTACTGGCAATGATCAGGGCCTCCCCGTCCTGCGTGTACGTCAGGACCACGTGCATCGGTTGCCCGTAGACCACCGTGTCCTCGACCAGCAGACCGGCTGTGCCGGTCTGCAAGCGACTCAGCCAGTCCTTCGCGGTCCAGTCATCCATGAGCGTGTCGCTCCTCAGCCGCACACAAATGGGAATCCCACGGTGGGCGAGTCCCTGAATCCAGTCATAGCCGACGAATTCGCGGTCGGCATACAGGACCCGAATGTCTGCTGCGGATAGCAGGCACAGGGCATCGTCCATAAGGGTGTGCCGGATCTCCGTATGGCTGCTGCCCCCGTGGGGCAACAGTTCGTAGAGCAGGGGGATGGCAACGCCCCGCCAGATGACGGCCAGGAGCAGGACGTTCACGTCCGTCTGTCCGTACGTCCAGTTCGTCCGGTCGAGGATGAATTCGCGTGGCTGCGCGGAGGGAAGGAGCGTCAGGACAACCCGGGCGACATCGGCTGGTTGGA harbors:
- a CDS encoding IS4 family transposase yields the protein MVLALLAGKDVRHAELAARFPGSAHTASVIRRVERFFDRHPIQPADVARVVLTLLPSAQPREFILDRTNWTYGQTDVNVLLLAVIWRGVAIPLLYELLPHGGSSHTEIRHTLMDDALCLLSAADIRVLYADREFVGYDWIQGLAHRGIPICVRLRSDTLMDDWTAKDWLSRLQTGTAGLLVEDTVVYGQPMHVVLTYTQDGEALIIASNAGAVTTIQMRYQRRFLIECLFRALKSKGFQLEGTHMTLHDHVERLLCLLTLTYTWCVLVGVTLDCPKKAHGRRAWSVVKMGLRELVRSLGRESARLGDLIDLLTPFHTHSPESVGY